The region GAGCTCCTTTCGGTCTTGACTTGCGATTGCAAATATTTGGTAGACCTTGTTTCTGGGTGGATTCCATTAATCAAACAATTGAGTGAATTATGGCATTCAGGTTGTGTTGATGATTGCATATCAGCATCTAGACTTTGCTCTTCAAACTATGGAAATTATATTGCTTAGAGTGGAATTTAGGAGACACCCACCCACCTACAACACAataatgatttttgttgttgttgtttttttgcagtgtatGATATATTCCCTTTCACACTAACTGCTGTATCGAAATATTTTCAAATCCTTTGAGATCTTATGTGCTTTTATAAATAGGATCCTATAATAAtactatgactttttttttgtttttgtttgaaccTGCCCTGTTCAGCTATTTAGATGCAGAGAATGGAAATATGAGAGTATCAACATAATGGTGCTATTGTGTTCTAATTATAGCTATTATAGTAGTATTTTAAATTGCTGTACTATTACAGGAATAATTTTGTTAGAATGACTTGTAATGGTCTTTTTATCTACTAAAATGACAATCACAATAAATgtttaattctttaaaaaaatactgataaAACTTCTTTTCTAAATGAATTGACTTCAAACCAGTGTAACTTTATTTAGATATCCGACCCATGTTAAATAAATCATAAGTCAACCATTGTAAACTAGGTAGTCTATCTCTTTAATAGGAGGAGGAAGTAATACAATGTGGTCTAAAGCCTCTCccacaaaaggagaaaaaaaaacatgtagaaCATTATAAAGGTGCGAGTACGCACCCATGGTGGACATTTTTGTGGTAGTTTTGACACACACATCAATCCGTTTCTCATCATCAATCATCAGGAGACAAACAGCAACATGCCAAAGTGTCCCAGATGCAACAAGGAGGTTTACTTTGGTAAGAATTGCATTCTTTTACTTTGTCTTTTAAGATATATTCTGCAACTGGATGAGGAAATGGGGATACACTTACCCAAAGACactatagatttatttttaaaatagttaaCACAAACTTACCTTAGTGTGAAGATGCTAGGCTGAAAAATATTGTAGTTTTAGGAGAAGTaggaacattttgaaatgaagctGGTGTTATACCTCACTTTAGAAAAGGATTCTTTGCTgttatttttagtttaatttgaaaagaaatcTTTGTAAATGTTggataagaaaaacaaaaatattcccttcatttttttgagGTGGACCacctaatataataaaatatatacaatagtTCTGAATAGTTCTCAATAGTTCTCAATAGCACTGAATGATGTATCACTTCCTCATCTGCTGATGAAACCTAATACAAATAGTGAGCACAACATGGCAGttgcaatgaaaacaaaataacaagttcCTTGGGAGAATTTAAAAATTGGAGTTATGTGTACTTAAAATCCTAAATCAGCATGACTGCAAATgagtaatttcatttttttagagtaTAGGTCAGTGAGCCATGGGCGTAGTAGAGTTGACTAAAGTGCAATGAAACAAGAAGGCGGGGCAAAAGAGCAGCTGAAGTCAAAGAAGTTTCTTCTtcagaaatacaaaaacaaaaagtgtcaaaatacAACTACTAGGAATAAAGACAGAACAGAAACAAGGTGGAAATAATGAGTAAAACTGATATTAAAAACAGTTACAATAAAGGAATCCAAATTGTTCACCACATTTTGGCTCAATAAATCATTTGTCAAGATAATAAAAGCCTTTGAGCACATATTAAAAAATTCCAGAGCTACGCATAAACATTTTTTGCAAGTTCCTGttctgcttttttctttttctttttttttaataactgtgTCATTTCAAATGACAGCGGAGAAGGTTTCATCCTTGGGCAAAGATTGGCACAGACCGTGTTTGAAATGCGAAAAGTGCAGCAAGGTGCTGTCGTCGGGATCGCACGCCGAGGTAACCATCTAGTATAATGaaggcactttaaaaaaaaaaaaaaaaaaacctcattccctgccattgacgatgacagACGTCACATCTATTTTGATGAGGGGCTGGTTTAATTTCCCTGGGGGTTATTGCGTTGCTTTCTTTTCAGCATGAAGGCAAGCCGTACTGCCACAAACCTTGCTACAGTGCTCTTTATGGTCCACGTggtaagtacatttaaaaataaaataataatacattttattttatttttttttaattcccatttttctttctcttttgaaaatgttttttttttcctttcaggtTTTGGACATGGTGGAGCAGAGAGTCACAAAtattaaatgtgtaaaaaaaattaccatttgTCCAACTATAttggaatgtttttaaatttgacaatgAATAACATCAATgtgttttatatttcatttaatcCTTTAAACATGTACTTTTAGTAATGTACTGTTAGTAAATCAAACAATCAAAAATGCCTGATATTATAATGATTTCTATAAAATaaaggggatttttttaaaccatactGTATGTTTTGAAGGCTTCATTTGAAATCTCCAGTATgttaattttttatttcattataaatttattaaaacaaaattggtGAGGATTCTAGTTAAGACTAGACCTTTCTtggattaacattttttttggaaaggatAATACAAACAGGCTACCTCTGTTTCTGGCTGTTATGAATTGGTCGCAGCAAGCTGCTCCGGTCTGCTGGTacgtcaccatggcaacagacACAAACAAGTCAGCAAACATTAACACGCGTGTCAGCTGTTACCCTACCCTGCTTAAATAACCAACCAGAGAGCCCCTTTATTATAAACTCAGGCAACCACTGACAtagacagacgtccaatccatttgcaaaaGGAGGGTTAGTACCCATCCTTTGATTGGACACCAATCACTTAAAATGCAGTATATGCCAATATGGCCATCTTTTAGTGTCTCTTGGCTGTAATGCACTAAAGTCTAAGATAAAAAATAAGACTGTAGGTTTAAATTTTGTGTTTAATAAACagtgcttcataaatcattcaccTTAAAAGGTGGtagaaaacaatattaaataaattacacaGCCTGTAAAACACTTGCCCAGATTCCATTTTTCCAACTTTTAGTgtgaaaataatgtataaagtacatCAAGGTACACCTTTTTTATTCACATCTCCttcactaaatatttttttacaacttttccCCTATATGAATTTCAACACAAGAACCaagatataaaagaaaaatataaattacaCATAGCAAAAAAGAACAGTCTTCCATTAAATTTTGTATTCATCATAACACGCTTTCATACAGACTGTGCATAGACCCAAGTTCATTTCCGCGACATAATCTCAAGGTAGCGCttactcctaaaaaaaaaaaataacaaaaaaacaaagtggcaGTATTAGTACAGCAAAAGATTAGGGGGTGTTTCAAGTGTAAAAGTAGTAATATGTTGAAATAAATATCTGGACTTTGTATTTGAATGTTTATATAGGATTTTTAGTCAGAAACGAGGGGAGTCAATTGGGATTTTGTGGGgcctaagatttttttttttgctgctttgtgGCTTCAAGAATAATTATGTACCAATTTGTTAGAATTCCGGGAGGATTGGTAGGACAGATTTCAAAATAGGAAATGTATGAATTGGTCACAGAACAAACGTGGCTTGTTCTTAAATGTCAACAGagattttttaatgtcttaatcAGCCAAAATGTGGATTGAGTGAACAATATTGATGTGTTAGCATGAGTGTGCCAATGGAATATCATTATTGTGAAATCATCATTGGGCAAGTCAAAATACAACCCTGTACTGCGTACCATTTTAAACATTTGGAGTTGTAACGGTGTGAACAATTCATGCAAATGTAAGTTAACATGGCAAATAAATACAAGACCTTTCCACATCTATTCCTTCATCTATTGCACGCCTGCCCTTTTTCTATTCTTCACAGTAACAAACAGGCAGCTCTCATAttgtttgaaatttaaaaaaaaaacagatgattgTAGATAGTAATAACTATGAATAAGAATAGAAACACAACAGGAAACATGAAGCAGCCTCACATGACAGAAGGAGTAACGATACCCTGTATATGTACAGCATTTAAgtatatatagttatttttttgattgtcaaaaaaaaggcccaaaaaGCGAGTGCAACAAGGTCGCCACCTGCCTGTAAAAAAAGGATCCTGCATGGTATGATGGCCTGGCATTGCTTTATGAACTTGAACGCACACTTACGCACGTCCTTGAATGCTTCAGTCAAGTGTGCGTCACTGCCAGTCGTCATCGTCCCCTTCGCTGACCGTGGCGTCGTCGTCCTCGCTGTCGCCGCCCGCTTGCCGAGTGCCGTTTTGTTGCCGGGCGGCGGTGAAAGCGGCGGCCCGGGCGCGGTCTTCGGCCTCTCTTTGGCGTTGGGCGgcggcttttttttcttgctctgCGTGGCTTTTCATGTGTGCGCTGCGGCTTTTCACTTTGTAGAACACCCTGGTGTGGAAAAGCGGGTCACAACGATAGTGTTACTGACGGTGTTGTTCTGGTCCGTGTGTCCTGTTTGGGTGTTGCTATGACACAGAGTTTTGTTGGATGACTGACCTGCCGCATTTCTTGCAAGGGAACTCGCCCTCGGGGGCGACGACGCGCTTTGTGCCTGTTGGGGGGGCGATCACGTGCGGTGGCGGAGGTCGCTCCCTGGTTAGGGTGTCTTCTTGGGCCCGCATGATTAGAACGGTGGCGGACTGTGGATTTTGAAGAgttaatgtgaaaatgtgtccatGGAAAGGAATTGTTTTCAAGCATGTTATGCAATATAATGGGCATAGTGCTTTTGGAATGTCCACCAGGTGGCAGCGAGTACACTATATTGCTGAaatatacagatttttttccagtgttcgagttaaaacaaatcattttgttccattaaatttgaaatacgtcaaatgaataacaaaaagGAATAAAGTAATGTAATAATTTAAgtgttttgacatgtttttaaatttattttatgtcaTCTAGGTCAAACTAGGGAATTCTTTCAGATTGTTATGAAAAAATGAACCACTTGTTTAATTTACTACTGCTCTGGATTGTGattcgttttttcttttttctttttgattgcAGGTTGGTGTGCAACTTGAAGGATTTCCAACACTTTGTGGAGATGCAATAAAAGAATAATTAAAGTAAGTTGTCAAAAGGATTATTAAGATTTTGAGAGGACGAATAACTCGAAATTTTTAACGAGCCATGTTTTACATCCTGCAAATGGTACCAAAGTGGCTTCATAATGTCATTTCTTGAAATCATACTAGTTCTCCTGAGGACATCCAAGTCAATATTACAACACTATGATGGAAAATGGAATAAGTTGTAAGCAACTGGTTTATCCAGCCCTTTTTTTCCAGCACTTTTCTCACTTGACTCACATTCTTAGCCGACGTCGGCACCGCGACGGGGGCGACGTCCTGTTTCTTGTCAGCTGAGCCTTCCCACTTTCTGCTGTCTTCCTCCCGTTGCTGTTGCAGTCTGTGAGAGGCCTGCATggacattaaaaatgaacaacCAATCTCTCCACACTCCTAATTCAATCATTGTTAATCAATCAGGCCCTACCTTTTGATTGGTCACCTCTTCGGTCGTCCCGCCACCCGGCGGTGGAGCCTCGCCGTAAATCAGCGTACCGTTGCGGCCCACCTTTGTGTGCTTCTTGTACGAGTAGTAAAACTCGACGCATTGTGCCACTGTCTTGGTGCCCACCTGCAGATAAAAACCCCAGCCATACATTTAGAAAGGCTAAGAACCCCTGGAAAATATCCCAAAGATGCctgttttgattaaaaatggaaGAATTGTCTCCTCTTTTAGGCATGATATCTTGAAATTTCTGTCTAATTCCCCTATCAAGTTTTGGAGACTTTTTTCCTGTAGAAATCCATTCTACATTgtgttttaggaaaaaaaaaagaatgaattgaaTTTCTTACTGATACATTTGTGCTGCCTTGAATTGATTTGCCATCAGAGTAGACTTTTCTTTACCTGTTTCTGCACCATGAAAAAGTCCTTCTTGTACGTGGCCATGCCTTTGTTAAAGTGACATCGCTCCACCGCAGACCACCTGTCGGATCCTGCGACAGAAaccattaaaatgtgtttcagcTCGGGAGAGTGAGTAACGTTTAGCgccatcaatagcagccaaatagtttttattattttacctgAGTAGTGGTAGTTTGATAACAAATGGGACTTGGGTAACACAGGATCCCTGAGCATGAGCAGCGATAAAGCAGCctgcaaaacaaagaaaaagaggaTATTTATTGGACACCGGACAATCGCTGACCGCTGGACGTGCCCGAGGGATTTCTAGCTCGATAACTTTTGCACGCGGCCGTCTTTTTGCGCCTAGCCGCTCTGCCGTTGCAGAGCGGAGTGGGCGTCTAAAAggcccaacacacacacacttcttgcTCTCCCGTCGTTTCCTTGACAACGCTGGAGCAGTGCTGGTCGCTAAGGCCTGGAATCTCAACCTGGCACTGTTGCAAAACATACCAAGATGCTCATGTTTTGCACACTTTTGTTGTCAGAATTGCTGATGCTAATGTTTCATGTTTAGGTTTTATGGTTTAAAAATGTAGAAGAtgaacattcattttaaaatttcaaagatTAGAGTTTCAGACAAAGGTTTGAAGGAACAGATTAAGGTTTAAATCAAGGTTTTAACACGCGCTTTTGGAATCACAGATGTGGGTTTAAATCCTGGATTAAGCACTTGAAAATAAGATTTGAGAAATAGATTAGTACTAGTTTTAAATAAGGGTCAGGTTTATAACATGCAAATTTCTTGCACTACTGGATCTGCTCCGGTCTTATAACCAAATCCGATACTGCCCGATATTTCAAAAATAGCCATAGCCATCGATTAATTCAAAGTAGAATTTGACTGAATCCTGCTTAGATTTCGAAAAAGATTGACTGTCAAGACTGCCTCTGAAGTTCCAATTGATACCTAACATTTTCTCAACAGGGTTACCTTTCatataaatttggaaaaaaacaaagcaagtaTTTAAAGGCATGTTTCAGAATTGTAAGCAGGTAGTGAGACCTGCAGATACTCACCATGATGTCACCATTACACTCGTGCAGACAATGGTGGGCCAGCTCCTGGTTGCTGCCTCCTCCGTATAAAGCGCTGGAACATGCCAGGTGCATCAGATCTTTCACTGAGAgaccaaaaatatgatttgtttatggctctctcagGCCAAAAGGTTCACAAAGGGTGACGTTTTGAGGAGAACTACCTCTTTTGTGGTAGTCTGGCTTGTCGTCGAGCTCGGTCCGGGGAGCCCAAAGTAGATCTCCTCGATGTGTGTCGAGCTCCACCAACGTGCGTGGCCTCAGTTCCGGGATCTGCGCCTGGTAATGCGGCCCCAAATTGATCCGGCTGGAGAAGATGGAGATGGGATTAGTTTAGATTAGACCCATGATTTCACAAtagaaaaatgatttatgaCTAGTCACGGATGGTTTGGTATATTTTGAAACATAATAAAAGGATATCTACAGTTTGTTGATGCAAAAATGATATTCCAGCAGGGGATTTTATCTAGAAAGAATACTCAGTTTGATGCTCTTTGCCACTAATGAAAGAGCAATTAAGGACAATAGTGAATATTTTGACAGATTTCAAAAGAACAAATAACTGCACGGTGCAATGACGGAATGGCCATGCTAGCGCTGGAAGCTGTTAACACCATGGGGATTTTAAGAGTACTCAAACCACTCAAGGCTATGGAGTCAAGGTAAAGTGAATTCTATTATTTCTTCTGGGCAGTTGGAGTGACTTGCTTTTTGAACTCAAGTGTTTTTTTGGGCCACTTTGCACGACGATTAAAATAACCTAgtaataaaacatttcaattggGATAGTGATCTACAAATGACAACTCCTCTCTGCATAGATTCAACTGGTAATTCAATATATAGTGAGTTTATGGGTTATTTCTAGTTATTTTGTTAGTGCTGGGTCACAATTTCAACACATCTCACAACAGAACAGCTCATGATTCAGCTCAATGTTATGATCTGGATAATTGGCTGTGGAGCGTGCACTGTTTTGTGttcgtgtgtgagtgtgtgtgtgtgtaatagcATAGAACGCAGCAAAGTACTCACGGCTCAATGCTGACTGGAGTGGGCTCACTCACTGCAGACAAAACCGGAGGAGTCATGTCGCTGCTACCTGAGCAAGCAGAAAACGGGGTTTCAAATGGACTTTCATGGCTTAATTAAGGATCCAAATAAGTTGAAGTTGAAGTTAGAACTGTAGGAAGATTTTTTTAACGCTTATCTGTTTTCTTAGTTTTAGCGTTCCAAGTGGTTTTAAGGTAACTTTTGTagttaatgcaaaaaaagcagATGTGTTTTGTTCATCATTGTCAATGCCAATCACTGAGTTCACATACTTGAGCAGAGCAGGCTACGCGTGGCCGACTTGGGCGTTGCGGACAGTGGGCCCCCGGCCGAAGCCGATAGAAAAGTGGAGAAGTAGAGGCCGGAACCCTCGCGCACTGGACTGAGGATGGGTGGCGGTGTGTAGGGCGGCATGGCAAGAGGGTTATCGGCCAGGCGGACGGGTGAGCGCAGATGGCTCTGGTAGGGTGTGATGGCAGAGTAGATGGCGGGCGGTGCCACAAAGACGCCAGGTTTTGGTGGCGGGATGAAGAGAGGTTCGGGGCGAGGGCGCCGCTTTAACTTTTTCATGTCGTCGTCGCCATTCTGCATAGGAGAGAGTAGGTGGTATTAATGCAAGTATAATAAAAATCACATTCAAGAGTTTAACTGAAGGATATTTTGGAcgagtgttttttattttttatttcatttgttctAGTTAAcctatttttcttccttttaataattacattattttatttgaccACAATTGATAGCTTTTACAGAATTTCCATCCTTATAATGGCATTATTATAATCTAATGTACTTATTGTTGAGGTTAGCCTTTcagtattatttatattagtgaaACCAAGCTTGTAGTTAATGTCACGTCAAATATACTCCCTCCGAGAAAAAATGCATCAGACATCTATTGCCTTCAATAGCAGAGTTAAAAACACCCACTAATAGCAAAGGATATGCAATCTATTTTGACCAACAAATGTGATTCATATTTCTAACCTAATTACATCCTACAGGCAATGTCCTTTCCCTTATgccaaaaataaacagattcATGTTTAAAGGTTGGTAGTATGAAAGAGGGATGATTCCAAGGCAAAAGTGTAGTACGACCACATAGTCTTGACCTAAACACTGGATAAGATGTCTTATCTGGAACAGTAGAGACTCCCTTTTCCAATGAAATGGAAGAAACGTGAGGCGCACAGCAACAGGGGGGAAGGGGGACAGGCATATCGTGGGGGGATGGgaatgtctgtatgtgtgtgttgggggggttTTAAGGCCCTTTTGGCATAATTGCTGGAATTTACACAGAGGGGGAATGTGATGGAATACAGTGGATCTACTGTAGCCACATGACAGTGTTGGGATGGTGTTTCTGTTGTGCAAGGCTGGATGCTATCGTGAATACTTGGCCAAAGGACAGATAACATTCGTATGCATTTATCAAGATGACGTAAATGCGTGACCCGATGCCGtgctaaggcttttttttttcttcctaaagaTAATCCCTTGTCAGTTTCTTTCTATTGTGAATGGTGGATGTTAGCCCAAGTCACAAGAGAAGTGATTGATTATAACAATTCATGCTTCATTTTCAGCCTTTGTTTTGGAGTTATTTGTACAGTGTGGTCCAAAGGTCACTCtgcaagtttgtttttttctacttttttagcAATCATTTGGACAGATGTTAACATAGAGGATTTGGAAGCTGAAGTTTGAAAGTTATTGTTGTGTATTACTCCTTTGCCAGTGTTGGAAAAATGTCATCTGGCAAGATTTTCTATTTCTGACAATAGATTTCAGAAGCGTTGATGGTAATGCAAGTTATGTCCTCAATGGCAATTTCTTGACAATTGTTCTTGGCAAACCAAAGATGAATTGGCCATTAAGATCAGAACTCCTCGTGGACAGAAACTTTCTTACCTGTTCCAAGCCTTCCGTTAGCGGGTTCCTCAGCGAGCGCCGCCGACTGACAATGACCGATGGCTTGCGCTCGCCGCTGTCCAGCAGATCGGAGGCTTTGGGCGGCAACGGCGGAGGGAACTTGGACACTGGTGGCACGTTGTCGGGACACGGTGCCAGGTCCTTGCGGCGCACAGGTACAGATACGGGGATGACGAGCGGGAGCAGCCCATCGTCACGCGGTGGCTTGGTGCTAAAAACACCAGGCTGGGGGGGAACCCAAGGTCTGTGCGCCTCCTGGTAAACAGGAGAGAGAGGATGTCAGGATTCAGGAATAAGTCGAGAGGGAGTCGCCATAAGGGGAGACAATATCCAAGACTGAATTGTCTTGTTGCAGGTCCTAAGAAAGAGTGACCGTgtcaaaaaattcaaatgactgCACTATTTTATTGGCAAAGACAAATGAGAAAGACTAATTAGGATCTACTTATAATACTGAGCCTTTTTTGTCACTGTTTTGGAggatatttggcaaaaaaaaatatggtttgcCCGTATTTTAAAGTTACTTGTAGAAATGTTTAATAGGCAAGTTGCTGTTTTGGATGTTTTACTTTGagtttgtgagaaaaaaaatatttggaggtCCTGCATCTCTCCATCAGTCAAGTATAAAATGAAGCCAACCCGTGTTTCAAAATGTTAAGTGAAAGTTGAGCGCTGGTGGAAAACCCCCCAAAACGACACAAGAGTGAAGTTGAGTGGAGAGATATTTTGCTGAGTGTTGCATAAAATcagagtgtgagtgtgttttttgtgtgttgtggCCAAATGGGGGTGGGGGAAAGTGAGGCCAAGCTGAAGTTTCTCTACTTTGATGGATTGGGGTGGGGGCGGGCGGGCGGTGCTGCCATGTAACCAAACACACGGTTTGTACGAGATGTCAGCAAGCCAATGTAGGACACGCCGAGTTCCACTGACTCACTGTTGTTTAGCAACTTGTTGCACAATCACTGCGCGTGACTCTGCATGTAACAGGCCGAGATGGCTTCCGATCCCAGTTCAGTTATTTCAAACGTGGCCCTCA is a window of Stigmatopora nigra isolate UIUO_SnigA chromosome 13, RoL_Snig_1.1, whole genome shotgun sequence DNA encoding:
- the mideasb gene encoding uncharacterized protein mideasb, with translation MLAMSVPAQQKPSAKRTGKRITFFTEPTEAMKETMQHPEGSYYIEPTKTDAVTSVTSNPEGHRVFLNSVIFSPDKGEQNRSHYQQTVPMKWAQQESDQQQQQQQQQKTAAWTTAANWGQNFANYLTDSRNQTTFVKPTQATGDKAVDKPEPTTDVYPGNVKARGLEWEHQKQQSQAFQDTLKAGGLNPQSNNTSHPAGSSVLQPFQLAFGQPRQNLPVFYQSFQGNARLPNPPNYSVRAKPPQQNLIQQQLQQQQQQQIILQQQQLQMQHQQLQSQSQHVLDYYPPNAHSHPQLVHSQEPSLAAAPPQIQEPLIQDITPEPELLEPPLLPDCLSQAQNLRRSRRLSKEGGAPSDDIPFPGDSAMQIPLNGTRVEDADIQATSTGVIQSTSQRKRRVSQEVNLETLAQKASEMETLPSQGAKEAHRPWVPPQPGVFSTKPPRDDGLLPLVIPVSVPVRRKDLAPCPDNVPPVSKFPPPLPPKASDLLDSGERKPSVIVSRRRSLRNPLTEGLEQNGDDDMKKLKRRPRPEPLFIPPPKPGVFVAPPAIYSAITPYQSHLRSPVRLADNPLAMPPYTPPPILSPVREGSGLYFSTFLSASAGGPLSATPKSATRSLLCSSSSDMTPPVLSAVSEPTPVSIEPRINLGPHYQAQIPELRPRTLVELDTHRGDLLWAPRTELDDKPDYHKRVKDLMHLACSSALYGGGSNQELAHHCLHECNGDIMAALSLLMLRDPVLPKSHLLSNYHYSGSDRWSAVERCHFNKGMATYKKDFFMVQKQVGTKTVAQCVEFYYSYKKHTKVGRNGTLIYGEAPPPGGGTTEEVTNQKASHRLQQQREEDSRKWEGSADKKQDVAPVAVPTSAKNSATVLIMRAQEDTLTRERPPPPHVIAPPTGTKRVVAPEGEFPCKKCGRVFYKVKSRSAHMKSHAEQEKKAAAQRQREAEDRARAAAFTAARQQNGTRQAGGDSEDDDATVSEGDDDDWQ
- the crip1 gene encoding cysteine-rich protein 1; protein product: MPKCPRCNKEVYFAEKVSSLGKDWHRPCLKCEKCSKVLSSGSHAEHEGKPYCHKPCYSALYGPRGFGHGGAESHKY